From a single Prosthecobacter algae genomic region:
- the katG gene encoding catalase/peroxidase HPI: MSDEAQTCPVAHTAAAPQGKCPFHHAPSTGTTNRDWWPKLLKIDLLHQHSSKSDPMGGDFNYAEEFKSLDLAAVKQDLAALMTDSQDWWPADFGHYGPLFIRMAWHSAGTYRTGDGRGGGGRGQQRFAPLNSWPDNVSLDKARRLLWPIKQKYGRKISWADLMILTGNVALETMGFKTFGFAGGREDTWEPDHDVYWGRETTWLGGDKRYAHGSEGVAKDGGVVVSDDKADGDIHTRNLENPLAAVQMGLIYVNPEGPDGNPDPLKSAYDIRDTFARMAMNDEETVALIAGGHTFGKTHGAGPASHVGAEPEAAGLAEQGFGWKNSFGTGKGGDTITSGLEVTWTTTPTQWSNNYFENLFGYEWELTKSPAGAHQWRPKDGAGEGTVPHAHDVSKRIAPNMLTTDIALRVDPEYEKISRRFLENPDQFADAFARAWFKLTHRDMGPRDRYLGPEVPEEILLWQDPIPAVDHPLVNAQDIATLKGQILASGLTVSELVSTAWASASTFRGSDKRGGANGARIRLAPQKDWEVNQPAQLAKVLEKLTSIQAAFNTAQSGGKKVSLADLIVLGGCAAVEQAAKNAGHEVTVPFTPGRMDASQEQTDVESFGFLEPLADGFRNYQRTKYSVSAEELLIDKAQLLTLTAPEMTVLIGGMRVLKTNVGSAQAGAFTHQPEALTNDFFVHLLDMATEWKPLSKDDDAFEGRDRKSGTLKWTATRVDLVFGSNSQLRALAEVYATSDAQSKFIHDFVSAWNKVMNLDRYDLV; this comes from the coding sequence CCACCACGCCCCCAGCACCGGCACCACCAACCGCGACTGGTGGCCCAAACTGCTGAAGATCGACCTCCTGCACCAGCATTCCTCCAAGTCCGATCCCATGGGCGGAGACTTCAATTACGCCGAAGAATTCAAGAGCCTCGACCTCGCCGCCGTGAAGCAGGACCTCGCTGCCCTCATGACGGATTCACAGGACTGGTGGCCCGCAGACTTCGGCCACTACGGCCCCTTGTTCATCCGCATGGCCTGGCACAGCGCAGGCACCTACCGCACAGGCGATGGCCGTGGCGGTGGCGGCCGGGGCCAGCAGCGTTTTGCCCCCCTCAATAGCTGGCCGGACAACGTCAGCCTCGATAAAGCCCGTCGCCTCCTTTGGCCCATCAAGCAAAAGTACGGTCGCAAGATTTCCTGGGCCGATTTGATGATCCTCACCGGCAATGTCGCGTTGGAAACCATGGGCTTCAAAACCTTCGGTTTCGCTGGTGGCCGTGAAGACACCTGGGAGCCGGATCACGATGTTTATTGGGGCCGCGAAACCACCTGGCTCGGCGGCGACAAACGCTACGCCCACGGCTCCGAAGGCGTCGCCAAAGACGGCGGCGTGGTCGTGTCCGATGACAAAGCCGATGGCGATATCCACACCCGCAATTTGGAAAATCCCCTCGCCGCCGTGCAGATGGGCCTCATCTACGTGAACCCCGAAGGCCCCGATGGCAATCCAGATCCCCTCAAGTCCGCCTACGACATCCGCGACACCTTCGCACGCATGGCCATGAATGACGAGGAAACCGTCGCCCTCATCGCCGGTGGTCACACTTTTGGCAAGACCCACGGCGCAGGTCCCGCCTCCCATGTCGGAGCTGAACCCGAAGCCGCAGGCCTTGCCGAACAGGGCTTTGGCTGGAAAAACAGCTTCGGCACTGGCAAAGGCGGCGACACCATCACCAGCGGCCTCGAAGTCACCTGGACCACCACCCCCACTCAGTGGAGCAACAACTACTTCGAGAACCTCTTCGGCTACGAATGGGAACTCACCAAAAGCCCCGCCGGTGCCCACCAGTGGCGGCCCAAAGACGGGGCGGGGGAGGGCACCGTGCCTCACGCCCACGATGTCTCCAAGCGCATCGCCCCCAACATGCTCACCACCGACATCGCCCTCCGCGTGGATCCTGAGTATGAAAAAATCTCCCGCCGCTTCTTGGAAAATCCAGATCAGTTCGCCGATGCCTTCGCTCGCGCCTGGTTCAAGCTCACCCACCGCGACATGGGCCCGCGCGACCGCTACCTCGGCCCCGAAGTCCCCGAGGAAATCCTCCTCTGGCAGGATCCAATCCCCGCCGTCGATCACCCCCTCGTCAATGCTCAGGACATCGCCACCCTGAAGGGCCAGATCCTCGCTTCAGGCCTCACCGTCTCAGAGCTCGTTTCTACCGCCTGGGCCTCCGCCTCCACCTTCCGTGGCAGTGACAAACGCGGCGGTGCCAATGGAGCCCGCATCCGCCTCGCCCCGCAAAAAGATTGGGAGGTCAATCAGCCTGCCCAGCTCGCCAAAGTCCTCGAAAAACTGACCAGCATCCAGGCCGCCTTCAATACCGCCCAATCCGGCGGCAAAAAAGTCTCCCTGGCAGATCTCATCGTCCTTGGCGGCTGTGCTGCAGTCGAACAGGCCGCAAAAAATGCCGGCCACGAAGTCACCGTGCCCTTCACGCCAGGTCGCATGGATGCCTCGCAGGAGCAGACGGATGTCGAATCCTTCGGTTTCCTCGAGCCCCTTGCTGACGGCTTCCGCAACTACCAGCGCACCAAATACAGCGTCTCTGCCGAGGAGCTCCTCATCGACAAAGCCCAGCTTCTCACCCTCACCGCTCCGGAAATGACCGTCCTCATCGGCGGCATGCGCGTCCTTAAAACCAACGTCGGCTCAGCCCAGGCCGGTGCCTTCACCCACCAGCCCGAAGCCCTTACCAACGATTTTTTCGTTCACCTGCTCGACATGGCCACGGAGTGGAAACCCCTCTCCAAGGACGACGATGCCTTTGAAGGTCGCGACCGCAAATCTGGCACTCTCAAGTGGACCGCCACCCGCGTGGATCTCGTCTTCGGCTCGAATTCCCAGCTCCGCGCCCTGGCCGAAGTTTACGCCACCTCCGATGCCCAGAGCAAGTTCATCCACGACTTCGTTTCCGCCTGGAACAAAGTGATGAACCTCGACCGCTACGACCTAGTATAA